A stretch of Macadamia integrifolia cultivar HAES 741 chromosome 7, SCU_Mint_v3, whole genome shotgun sequence DNA encodes these proteins:
- the LOC122083576 gene encoding ELKS/Rab6-interacting/CAST family member 1-like yields the protein MARKKSSQNLHQEEQVTQIEKPQETNMEDPSEKLASLKSLNALLLKETVERRQQVNALVQSKEALESEISRSWIEKQRLESEKKFFEEETIVAELEQRLTLAFVSSQLNQQAESLRNEIRRADEDMRSQTAIFKAKLEEKINEKEKARRETETKVVEQQTEIDQISEDFRRYRDEVREDLILKQKEADRLRSTVVELEKSNAEAREEIGRLQMERDEVRQEMERKYQDLKREMESAVREKEEIEAARNEQVREIGSLKKSVDALTADLSSEREVYSRVLREKDLIQQELDNHMEEIKRLTSTLLALEKNISETHEELLQLQTEHKLLREYKEKMERSLAALERDKASAERSLTQSSQQIEGLTREITELVADKKKIQNERTQQAVEITELQKEVAQLGATISNLQKQEEILQLRISELGKSNTDAREKQEQLLIEFNALVEEKKEREIVLDELLKEKFSVTESLEESLRQQEEQGRKMEEIAIEKAEIEQVKIKLEAEIFQLHEEMSKLRATASTLQESCLEHEKNNIQLQSEAIQNRDALERVTLEKDDALKLLDKEKKELSILRLKILELEKKVEETKEELAQLSTERDGLVEEKKEGGRSLQLLNEEKASLQMALSEAQQGLEDLQVKMTSTNKLSEQTLSMLKDTVNLVRGPVQDKKDGKGEAIFDAEKNNGEIRPFAAELEVIKRAFRNREAKVEYLSQQIKSLENSVMEAQKRKGFWTLLSSATTIFAAASVAYVARGR from the coding sequence ATGGCGAGGAAGAAATCTTCCCAGAACCTCCACCAGGAGGAGCAGGTCACCCAGATAGAGAAGCCCCAAGAGACTAACATGGAGGATCCCTCAGAAAAGCTCGCCAGTTTGAAATCTCTCAATGCTCTTCTTCTCAAAGAAACCGTCGAGCGGAGACAACAAGTCAATGCTCTTGTTCAATCCAAAGAGGCACTCGAATCGGAGATCTCTCGGTCTTGGATCGAGAAACAGAGATTGGAGTCGGAGAAGAAGTTCTTCGAAGAAGAAACTATCGTAGCCGAACTTGAACAGAGATTAACCTTAGCTTTCGTATCTTCTCAACTCAATCAACAAGCTGAGAGCTTGAGGAACGAAATAAGGAGAGCAGATGAAGATATGAGATCTCAAACTGCTATTTTTAAGGCTAAGCTGGAGGAGAAAATCAATGAGAAGGAGAAAGCAAGGAGGGAAACGGAGACGAAGGTGGTAGAGCAACAGACAGAGATCGACCAGATCAGCGAAGACTTTCGTAGGTACAGGGATGAAGTCCGAGAGGATCTAATTCTGAAACAGAAGGAGGCGGATCGGTTGAGGTCAACGGTGGTGGAGCTGGAGAAGAGTAATGCTGAGGCTCGTGAGGAGATTGGACGTTTACAAATGGAACGCGATGAAGTTCGACAAGAGATGGAGAGGAAGTatcaagatttgaagagagagatggaaagtGCTGTTAGGGAGAAGGAAGAGATTGAGGCGGCAAGGAACGAACAGGTTCGTGAAATTGGCTCCTTGAAGAAATCGGTGGATGCACTAACTGCCGATCTTAGCAGTGAGAGAGAGGTGTATTCTCGTGTTCTTCGTGAGAAAGATCTGATTCAGCAGGAGCTCGACAACCACATGGAGGAGATAAAACGTCTGACATCAACTCTTCTTGCTCTGGAGAAGAATATATCAGAGACTCATGAGGAACTCCTCCAACTGCAGACAGAGCACAAACTACTTCGCGAATACAAAGAAAAGATGGAAAGAAGTCTTGCAGCGTTAGAAAGAGACAAGGCCTCCGCAGAGAGAAGCTTGACGCAGTCATCACAACAGATAGAAGGTCTGACGAGAGAAATCACAGAACTTGTTGCAGACAAGAAGAAAATCCAGAATGAGAGAACTCAGCAGGCAGTGGAGATTACAGAATTGCAAAAAGAAGTGGCTCAGCTCGGTGCCACCATTTCCAATCTACAAAAGCAAGAAGAAATTTTGCAGCTGAGGATTTCCGAGCTGGGAAAAAGTAACACGGATGCTCGAGAGAAGCAAGAGCAATTGTTGATAGAGTTCAATGCTTTGgttgaagagaaaaaggagagagaaatcgtCCTTGATGAGTTACTGAAGGAGAAATTTTCAGTCACAGAGAGTCTCGAAGAGTCCTTGAGGCAACAAGAGGAGCAAGGGAGAAAGATGGAGGAAATAGCCATTGAGAAGGCTGAGATAGAGCAGGTGAAGATCAAGCTGGAGGCTGAAATCTTCCAGTTGCATGAAGAGATGAGCAAGCTGAGGGCCACTGCATCTACATTGCAAGAATCATGTCTAGAACATGAAAAGAACAATATCCAACTCCAATCGGAAGCCATCCAAAACAGAGATGCTCTTGAACGTGTTACTCTTGAGAAAGATGATGCTCTGAAGCTACTtgataaagagaaaaaggagttgTCTATCCTGAGATTGAAAATTCTGGAACTGGAGAAGAAAGTGGAGGAGACCAAAGAAGAACTTGCTCAGCTAAGTACAGAACGTGATGGGCTAgttgaagagaagaaagaagggggcAGAAGCCTTCAATTGCTAAATGAGGAGAAGGCTTCATTGCAGATGGCCCTATCAGAAGCCCAACAAGGTCTTGAGGATCTGCAGGTTAAGATGACATCCACAAACAAGTTGTCTGAGCAAACCTTATCCATGTTGAAGGACACTGTAAACCTAGTGCGTGGACCTGTACAGGATAAGAAGGATGGTAAGGGAGAAGCAATTTTTGATGCAGAGAAAAACAATGGAGAGATTCGACCCTTTGCAGCAGAGTTAGAAGTAATCAAGAGAGCCTTTAGAAATAGAGAAGCAAAGGTGGAGTACTTGTCCCAACAAATCAAGTCCCTTGAGAACTCTGTAATGGAGGCACAGAAGAGGAAGGGCTTCTGGACGTTGCTTTCCTCTGCGACAACAATTTTTGCTGCAGCATCTGTGGCCTATGTTGCTAGGGGACGCTAA